In Triticum aestivum cultivar Chinese Spring chromosome 5B, IWGSC CS RefSeq v2.1, whole genome shotgun sequence, the following proteins share a genomic window:
- the LOC123116379 gene encoding uncharacterized protein codes for MSSAWRRSVRRRAPVSEREEGRRELGRRVEELEEAVEGLRGEKNAAEAEEAALCAELNAERGAAESAARETMSMIERLQREKAAALLEARQFRRLAEGRVERDRQLHNELASLSALAGGYLALLHAHGIGPADENCYHDHEEERPVEVEHVEPKVDRESTGESVVVVKKSVPPPPAEELECTKDMGCAAASKSVAVECTEEERVDGAPDLYARVGALEADRAATRREVAALRAEPARAVLARDMARRLCRESAAVTTVQKPRFSVLAICKWFFPMILRSKRCFTARSAQVALLTKNVLLSFSRSFHKTQKTFPESLTLTLGFSSALLGMLLLLERFTAALHRRRRRSLLGS; via the exons ATGTCGTCAGCGTGGCGCCGCTCGGTAAGGCGCCGCGCGCCCGTGAGCGAGCGGGAGGAGGGCCGGCGGGAGCTGGGCCGTAGGGTGGAGGAGCTGGAGGAGGCGGTCGAGGGGCTTCGTGGGGAGAAGAACGCGGCGGAGGCAGAGGAAGCGGCGCTGTGCGCTGAGCTGAACGCGGAGCGCGGCGCGGCGGAATCCGCGGCGCGCGAGACCATGTCGATGATCGAGCGGCTTCAGCGGGAGAAGGCGGCCGCGCTCCTGGAAGCGCGCCAGTTCCGCCGGCTGGCCGAGGGACGCGTCGAGCGCGACCGGCAGCTCCACAACGAGCTTGCGTCGTTGTCGGCCCTCGCCGGCGGCTACCTCGCCCTCCTCCACGCCCACGGCATCGGCCCCGCTGACGAGAACTGTTACCATGACCATGAGGAGGAGCGTCCCGTAGAAGTAGAACACGTCGAACCGAAGGTCGACAGGGAGAGTACCGGCGAGAGCGTCGTGGTGGTCAAGAAGTCGGTCCCGCCGCCTCCCGCGGAGGAGCTGGAGTGCACAAAAGACATGGGGTGCGCGGCCGCGTCGAAGTCCGTGGCTGTGGAGTGCACGGAAGAGGAGCGCGTGGACGGTGCGCCGGACCTGtacgcgagggtgggggcgctggAGGCGGACAGGGCGGCCACacggagggaggtggcggcgctgCGAGCCGAGCCAGCGCGAGCGGTGCTAGCAAGGGACATGGCACGGCGCCTGTGCCGTGAATCCGCGGCCGTCACGACGGTGCAGAAGCCGCGCTTCTCCGTGCTCGCCATttgcaag TGGTTCTTCCCCATGATCCTAAGGAGCAAGAGATGTTTTACGGCCAGGTCCGCGCAGGTGGCGCTCCTAACCAAAAATGTTCTTCTGTCTTTCAGTCGCAGTTTTCACAAGACGCAAAAAACGTTTCCTGAATCTCTCACGCTGACGCTTGGCTTCTCGTCGGCGCTGCTCGGCATGCTTCTACTTCTAGAGAGATTCACGGCTGCACTGCATCGCCGCCGGCGGCGGTCGTTGTTGGGATCATAG
- the LOC123112360 gene encoding sodium/hydrogen exchanger 6 has product MRMEAGAGAYYAAAPHQGAMPGFGGAVDEQQAAGVGILLQISMLVLSFVLGHLLRRRKFYYLPEASASLLIGMIVGGFANISNTQKSTRRWFNFREDFFLLFLLPPIIFQSGFNLAPKPFFSNFGAIITFAILGTFIASIVTGLLVYLAGLIFIIYRLPLVECMMFGALVSATDPVTVLSIFQELGTDVNLYALVFGESVLNDAVAISLYRTMASMRTSSSGQNIFLVILRFLENFVGSMSSGVGVGLISALLFKYAELGVENLHNLESCLFVLFPYFSYMLAEGLGLSGIVSILFTGIVMKRYTFYNLSEDSQRFTARFFHLLSSLAEAFIFIYMGFDIAMERQSWSHIGFIFFSIVFILVARAANVFSCAYILNLARPPHSQIPREYQLALWYSGLRGAMAFALALQSVHDLPDGHGETIFTATTSIVVLTVLLIGGSTGTMLEALQVVGDSNCYRHPYEENFEGSSEEGTPSKSKFQLKLRDLRRSTSSFALLDRNYLTPIFTSQHEDDDDDDDNDDDSSGEVLAIPRPSA; this is encoded by the exons atgaggatggAGGCGGGGGCGGGGGCGTACTACGCGGCGGCGCCGCACCAGGGCGCGATGCCGGGGTTCGGCGGGGCGGTGGACGAGCAGCAGGCGGCGGGGGTGGGGATCCTGCTGCAGATATCCATGCTGGTGCTCTCCTTCGTGCTCggccacctcctccgccgccgcaagttctacTACCTGCCCGAGGCCAGCGCATCCCTCCTCATCG GAATGATTGTTGGAGGGTTTGCTAACATATCAAACACTCAGAAAAGTACAAG GAGATGGTTCAATTTTCGGGAGGACTTCTTCCTTCTCTTTTTGCTTCCTCCAATTATATT TCAGTCAGGGTTCAACTTAGCACCA AAACCATTCTTTTCAAACTTCGGTGCCATCATAACTTTCGCAATCCTGGGAACCTTCATTGCTTCCATTGTTACGGGTCTTCTAGT CTACCTTGCCGGGTTAATATTCATCATCTATAGGTTGCCTCTGGTCGAATGTATGATGTTTGGTGCTCTTGTGTCGGCAACAGATCCTGTAACTGTTTTGTCTATATTTCAG GAACTTGGCACCGATGTGAACCTCTATGCTCTTGTTTTTGGAGAATCGGTTCTAAATGATGCT GTGGCTATATCCTTGTACAG GACCATGGCATCAATGAGGACAAGTTCTTCCGGCCAGAATATTTTCCTAGTTATCTTGAGGTTTCTTGAGAACTTTGTTGGTTCTATGTCATCAG GTGTTGGAGTTGGGCTTATTTCTGCTCTC CTCTTCAAGTATGCAGAACTTGGCGTAGAGAA CTTACATAATCTGGAGAGCTGCTTGTTTGTGCTTTTCCCTTACTTCTC gtacaTGTTAGCTGAAGGCCTTGGCCTGTCTGGCATTGTTTCTATTCTCTTTACCGGGATT GTGATGAAGAGATATACATTTTATAACTTGTCAGAAGATTCTCAGCGTTTTACTGCTCGTTTTTTCCATTTGCTTTCATCACTAGCAGAAGCATTCAT ATTCATATACATGGGGTTCGATATTGCAATGGAACGTCAAAGCTGGTCTCATATTGGATTCATATTTTTCTCAATT GTCTTCATATTAGTCGCAAG GGCTGCAAATGTCTTCTCTTGTGCATACATATTAAATTTGGCACGACCACCTCATTCCCAAATACCTAGGGAATATCAACTGGCCCTCTGGTATAGCG GGCTTAGAGGAGCTATGGCTTTTGCCCTTGCTCTTCAGTCAGTTCATGATCTTCCTGACGGGCACGGGGAGACAATTTTCACCGCTACGACATCTATTGTTGTTCTAACT GTACTTTTGATCGGAGGTTCAACTGGAACAATGCTTGAAGCCCTACAAGTAGTCGGGGATAGTAACTGTTATCGACACCCGTACGAG GAGAATTTTGAGGGGAGCAGTGAGGAAGGGACACCTAGTAAGAGCAAATTCCAATTGAAACTCAGAGATCTCCGGAGAAG CACTTCCTCGTTTGCTTTATTGGACAGGAATTATCTCACTCCCATTTTTACCTCTCAACACgaggacgatgatgacgatgacgacaacgacgatgatTCTT CAGGTGAAGTGTTGGCGATACCCAGGCCCAGCGCCTAG